A region from the Cystobacter ferrugineus genome encodes:
- a CDS encoding TadE family protein, whose product MPIVPSSPRQRRRARRGSSTVEFAIMAPLLVVLVLWSNYFWEVLRVRIKAAEAARFVAFEHTVRKDLGQITSEAQSRYQDLNGADTGVALGTGFRNKLTLSISAKDAPAPISGSLSEAGSRGGVSGMIGMISSLVGSTVESIIGRLGFDLSKGAVQSTVTVQLENKIIPERIGQFVTGFSDNKLNLGFKETFFVYHDTWRAWQQGDDPKDKSKVEGRVRDRVRKIAYMGLTDGPAGAGLSAIGAVLSLFKLEYAFDSDFINKAVMVKGVYDSGNFTAASRPTRTMPGDVLHAAYWQTEDKACFNNCEPEKVKYKRGLLSNSGRGDNWAMRAYQCRGPFFQGAVKSDQPESVYAKMNGSNEAKSYFNYGAKACAEDPNAKYTP is encoded by the coding sequence ATGCCCATTGTCCCCTCTTCCCCACGGCAACGGCGCCGGGCGCGCCGAGGCAGCTCGACGGTCGAGTTCGCCATCATGGCACCGCTGCTCGTGGTGCTCGTCCTGTGGTCCAACTACTTCTGGGAAGTCCTCCGGGTGCGCATCAAGGCCGCCGAGGCCGCGCGCTTCGTCGCCTTCGAGCACACGGTGCGCAAGGATCTGGGGCAGATCACCTCCGAGGCCCAGAGCCGCTACCAGGATCTCAACGGGGCGGACACGGGCGTGGCGCTCGGAACGGGCTTCCGCAACAAGCTCACCCTCTCCATTTCCGCCAAGGACGCCCCGGCGCCCATCTCGGGCTCGCTCTCCGAGGCCGGCTCCCGGGGAGGCGTCAGCGGAATGATCGGAATGATCAGCTCCCTGGTGGGCAGCACCGTGGAGAGCATCATCGGCCGGCTGGGTTTCGATCTATCGAAGGGCGCGGTCCAGAGCACGGTGACCGTCCAGTTGGAGAACAAGATCATCCCGGAGCGGATCGGCCAGTTCGTCACCGGCTTCTCGGACAACAAGCTGAACCTGGGCTTCAAGGAGACGTTCTTCGTGTACCACGACACCTGGCGTGCCTGGCAGCAGGGGGACGACCCCAAGGACAAGTCCAAGGTGGAGGGCCGGGTGCGCGACCGGGTCCGCAAGATCGCCTATATGGGGTTGACCGACGGTCCCGCCGGTGCGGGCCTGAGCGCCATCGGCGCGGTGCTCTCGCTGTTCAAGCTCGAGTACGCCTTCGACTCGGACTTCATCAACAAGGCCGTCATGGTCAAGGGCGTGTACGACAGCGGCAACTTCACCGCGGCTTCGCGGCCCACGCGGACCATGCCGGGAGACGTGCTCCATGCCGCCTATTGGCAGACCGAAGACAAGGCGTGCTTCAACAATTGCGAGCCGGAGAAGGTCAAATACAAGCGGGGTCTGCTGAGCAACAGCGGCCGCGGCGACAACTGGGCGATGCGCGCCTATCAGTGCCGTGGCCCGTTCTTCCAGGGCGCCGTCAAGTCGGATCAGCCGGAGTCGGTGTACGCGAAGATGAATGGCTCGAACGAAGCCAAGAG